A part of Procambarus clarkii isolate CNS0578487 chromosome 21, FALCON_Pclarkii_2.0, whole genome shotgun sequence genomic DNA contains:
- the LOC123760605 gene encoding oocyte zinc finger protein XlCOF6.1 — translation MEPPEYQEQPQTTEKPYECLVCGKTFNKNSDLKRHTMIHTGERPFVCEICGVGFIEKVKLTVHMRHHTGERPFECKECDKSFIKKSDLKNHTKTHFGIKNCICTVCGKGFLKKSDLKRHTRLHTGDRPFACVICSACFIESGKLKKHLMVHTGEKPVACDECGKRFAQNSDLRRHIRVHTGERPYVCEVCNQNFSQRHIYKDHMKHHTASVEAPVKSTQEGIGSQSIAISPTVNMIFSPPDSTQPDQAIFTIRQNYTLENNKVMEEVTDSSKFLQVNVNVKDEIIFTNDDNMVCQKDV, via the coding sequence ATGGAGCCACCTGAATACCAAGAACAGCCTCAAACAACTGAGAAGCCATACGAATGCTTAGTTTGTGGAAAGACTTTTAACAAGAATAGTGATCTGAAAAGGCACACAATGATTCATACTGGAGAACGACCCTTTGTCTGTGAAATATGTGGAGTAGGTTTCATAGAAAAAGTGAAACTGACTGTCCACATGAGACATCATACAGGGGAAAGACCATTTGAATGTAAGGAATGTGATAAAAGCTTTATAAAGAAAAGTGATCTGAAGAATCACACAAAAACACATTTTGGAATAAAAAATTGTATCTGCACTGTATGTGGTAAGGGATTTCTTAAAAAAAGTGACTTAAAGAGGCACACCAGGCTTCACACAGGAGATAGACCGTTTGCTTGTGTAATTTGTAGTGCATGCTTTATAGAGAGTGGGAAACTGAAGAAACATTTAATGGTTCACACGGGTGAGAAGCCAGTTGCATGTGATGAATGTGGTAAGAGGTTTGCCCAAAACTCAGATCTTCGTAGACATATAAGGGTCCATACAGGAGAGAGACCATATGTGTGTGAAGTATGCAATCAGAACTTCAGTCAAAGGCACATATATAAAGACCACATGAAACATCACACTGCATCAGTGGAAGCGCCAGTAAAATCAACTCAAGAAGGAATTGGCAGCCAAAGTATAGCCATATCTCCAACAGTAAATATGATTTTTAGCCCACCAGATAGTACTCAACCAGATCAAGCCATATTTACAATTAGACAAAATTATACATTGGAAAATAACAAAGTTATGGAAGAAGTTACAGATTCTTCTAAATTTTTGCAagtgaatgttaatgttaaagatGAAATCATTTTCACTAATGATGATAATATGGTGTGTCAAAAAGATGTTTAA